The proteins below are encoded in one region of Candidatus Thiodiazotropha sp. LNASS1:
- a CDS encoding general secretion pathway protein GspB, whose product MSLILEALKKAERQHKLGEVPKINPDAEQPASTASHRLGWLMIVMLAMILLGTGIYLGSSSWWSQQPQQHGPSVSSTEPEPQGGVQERAPVELTLPGTGAMVGDAVPVTSVNSPQAAIEPQPVIATSQAKEIETPQVVEPDPPQPPPPPRPPKPLYEMPSGFVANLPSMNIDIHSYDQRPAKRYVLINMEKYREGDYLAEGPRVLEILPQGAVMEHMGERFILPIGN is encoded by the coding sequence ATGTCCCTGATTCTGGAAGCGCTGAAAAAGGCTGAACGCCAGCATAAGCTGGGGGAAGTGCCTAAAATCAATCCCGATGCGGAGCAACCGGCATCGACTGCATCTCATCGGTTGGGGTGGCTGATGATAGTGATGTTGGCCATGATACTGCTAGGAACCGGCATCTATCTGGGGAGTAGTAGTTGGTGGTCGCAGCAACCGCAACAGCATGGGCCGTCCGTCTCCAGCACAGAACCCGAGCCGCAGGGTGGTGTGCAGGAACGTGCACCCGTTGAATTGACGCTACCCGGCACTGGGGCGATGGTTGGCGACGCTGTTCCGGTTACCTCCGTCAATTCACCACAGGCGGCCATTGAACCGCAGCCGGTCATAGCAACATCACAAGCGAAAGAGATCGAAACGCCACAGGTTGTGGAGCCGGATCCCCCGCAACCACCACCGCCGCCTCGACCGCCAAAACCCTTGTACGAGATGCCGAGCGGCTTTGTCGCCAATCTGCCTTCCATGAATATCGATATACATAGCTATGATCAGCGACCGGCAAAACGGTACGTACTGATCAATATGGAGAAATATCGCGAGGGAGACTATCTCGCAGAGGGACCGAGGGTGTTGGAGATACTGCCACAGGGGGCTGTCATGGAGCATATGGGGGAGCGTTTCATTCTGCCCATTGGCAACTAG